The Cyclobacteriaceae bacterium DNA segment TTGAATACGAGGACAAGGAATACACACTGGATGCATTGGATGAAGGAGGCGATGAGTTTTTCATCATTTTTGGAGACGAGACAAACGCCAGGGAAACATATGGAGCAGGAAGGTATATGTATGTGCCCGTTCCGAAAGAAGGCGATCGTGTAATCATCGATTTCAATAAAGCCTACAATCCGCCTTGTGCCTTTACCGAATTTGCCACTTGTCCGTTGCCCCCAAAACAAAATGTATTACCGTTTGCCATCCCGGCAGGAGAGAAGAACTATGGAACACATTGAGACGATGAATCGCATTGAAGAACTTTTTTCAAAGAAGAAACAGAATATCCTGTCGGTATTCTTTACCGCGGGTTTCCCATCATTGAATGATACCGGAACGATTGCGTTGAGTTTGCAACAAGCCGGTGTCAACCTGATTGAAATTGGTATTCCGTTTTCCGATCCCATAGCCGATGGCCCGGTGATTCAGCAGAGCAGCAAACAAGCTATTGATAACGGCATGACGCTGAAGCTTTTGTTGGAGCAGGTGCGTGAACTCCGCAAGCAAGTGCACATACCGATCATTTTAATGGGGTACCTGAATCCGGTGATGCAATATGGAATGGAGAAATTTTTTACCGATGCCGCCCATGCAGGAGTAGACGGGCTCATCTTACCCGATATGCCATTTGATGAGTATGAATCGGTTTACAAACAGTCGATGGAACAAGCGGGGCTGCGAAATATTTTTCTGATCTCACCCACAACGTCAGAAGCCCGTATCCGAAAAATTGATGAGGCTACCAACGCGTTTATTTACGCAGTATCATCCTCCAGCACAACCGGTGCGAGAGAAGGATTCCAAACGGAACAGATACAATACTTTGAGCGATTGAAAAAATTGAATCTGAAAAATTCATTTTTAATCGGCTTTGGGGTTTCTAATGCCAATACGTTTTCTACAGCCTGTGCATATGGAGCGGGTGCTATTGTGGGTAGCGCGTTTATTAATATGCTTAAGCAGTCGAACGATATTCCTGCTGATATTCAGAATTTTGTATCCTTACTTAAGGGCAAAGCTTCGTGACCTTTGTGCCTACTTGGTGCCTTTGTGGTTTAATAGATTTGCTGCTAAGGAGCTCAGAATAAAATACGCAAGTGGCTTCACTTGATGGATCAGAACTCATAGATTTCCTGTAAATTTAATGAGCTAAATCTCAGATAATGAAAAACATGTTCCTTGCTGTATTGGTGTTACTTGTTTCATGTTCACCAAAACAGGATAAAACTGATTCTTCTACACCACACGATCGCCTGATCAGTTTATTTGATTCAATCGAAAAATTCGATGAATCATCAGAAGACAGCGTTTCACGCGGTCAACACCCGAAAGGGGCCTGGTCATCCATCGCGGAATCGGCACAGCAACAACGTGCAGATAGTCTTGAAAAATTTATTGAACAAGTAAAGGCCATTAATGATGCATCACTTGATGAGCAAGACCGCATCAGCAAACAGTTGATGATTATGGACCTGCAGGATCAGGTTGATCGCATTCGTTACCGCATGTACCTGATTCCATTCAACGCTGAAGGAGGCTTTTATAATTCCATGGGCTATTCCTTTTCGCGGTGGCCCTTCAAAACCGTTGACGATTACAACGGCTACCTGGGATGGTTGCCTAACTATGAAAAGCGGTTGCGTGAAAACCTCGACTTACTGAAACAAGGCGTGAAGGACGGCATTGTTGCGCCAAAGGTAATTGTGAACAATACGCTTGCGCTGATGAAGCCCTACGTAGTTTCTGATTATAAACAACTGATGTTTTATACTCCGCTTGCCACGCTTCCTGAAAACATGGATGAAACGGACAGGCAGTCGGTGTTGCAAAAAGCAGACGCAGTCGTGTCATCGCTTCAGCGCACCTATCAGGAGCTATACGCCTACATGGGCAGCGACTACCTGCAAGCTGCACGTGAGCAACCCGGTGTTTCGTTTATTCCCGGTGGTAAGGAGTACTATGAAAACAGAGTACATCATTTCTCTACGCTTCCGCTAACGCCTGATTCGGTACATAATCTTGGCTTGGCGGAAGTGGCGCGTATTCGTTCAGCTATGGAAGCTGTTATCAAAGAAGTGAACTTTAAAGGATCGTTTGTCGACTTCCTGCATTTTCTGCGCACCGATCCGCAGTTCTACGCCAAAACACCACAAGAATTGCTCAACTATGCTTCATGGTTAAGCAAAAAAGCAGAGGCAGGCTTGCCCAAGCTTTTTGATAAACTCTACAGCCTGCCGTTTACAGTTGAACCTGTTCCTGATGCCATCGCGCCAACCTACACCGGTGGACGGTATGTGCCGGGTTCATGGGATGGTAAGCGTGCGGGAATTTATTGGGTGAACACCTATAACCTGAAAAGCAGAACCTTGTATACGTTACCCGCGCTAACGCTGCACGAGGCTGTACCCGGCCATCACCTGCAAATTATGTTGGCGGCTGAGTTAAAGGACTTGCCCCGCTTCCGCACACGCTATTACATCAGCGCGTTTGGTGAAGGTTGGGGCTTGTACAGTGAATATCTGGGCGAGGAGATGGGCATGTATGCAACCCCTTACGATATGTTCGGGCGTTATACCTATGAGATGTGGCGCGCCTGCCGGTTGGTGGTGGATACCGGCATTCATTACAAAGGGTGGACACGCGAACAGGCGTTGAATTACCTGGCAGAAAATACCGCGTTGTCGATACATGAAGTAACCACCGAAATTGATCGGTATATTGGTTGGCCCGGACAGGCGTTGAGTTATAAGATTGGCGAAATAAAAATTAAAGCCCTGCGAAAGAAAGCGGAAGAGGCATTGGGAGATCAGTTTAAGATCGGTGCCTTTCATCAGGCCATTCTTCAAAACGGCTCCGTGCCGCTAACCGTTTTGGAAGCACAGATTGATGCGTATATTGAGCAGAAGTTAAATCCAAAATCCGAAATCTAAAATCCAAAATCTGTTATGACGGTTTACGGAATTAAAAACTGCAACACGGTAAAGTCCGCCCTCGACTGGCTGAAGAAGAAAAAAATTGAATTCGATTTTCACGATTATAAATCGAAAGGCATTACCGAAGCCAAACTGAAAGCCTGGTGCAAACAGGTAGGGTGGGAGAGCCTGGTAAACAAACGTGGCACCACCTGGCGCCAGTTGGATGAAGCCACACAAAAGAAAATTACCTCAGAAAAAGCAGCCATTGCCCTGATGCTGGAAAAGACCAGTGTGATTAAACGGCCGTTGATTGAGGAAGATGGCAAAGTGCTGGCGTTGGGGTTTGATGAAGGGGTATATAATAATACATTTTAAAACTGGAGAGTAACCTTGTTTGATTAACCACATAGACACATAGAGCACATAGTTGGTTTTGCCATTTTTCTATGTGTACTTATGTGCCTATGTGGTTATAATATTTAAATCAGAAAGGCATACCAAGTCTTCCTTTAGGCATAGGAGAAACTCCTATTTGAACTACCAACAGGATTCTGTTATATTTAATGACATAAATCCATTCCCCTTAAAGCAACAAGCCATGAAAACACTGCTTGCAAGTATTCTCCTGCTGCTGCCGTTCAGTGAAGACGGCCGCGGACTGATCATGAAAGAAGATCTGGTGATGCTGGTAATTGACCAGCAAACCACGAAAGAAGAACTGGATGCCTACAAAACCCGGCTGAAGAAAGAGCGGAACATCACACTAAGCTATTACCTGACGTTTGATCGCAAGAATAAGCTCCGCGAAATAAGCCTGAGGGTTGATTGCAACGATGGCTTTAAAGGTTCACTCATACGTACCCTGCGTAAGAAAGATAAAATAGGCTTTTACCGGATTTTTGAGGAAGGCTACGAAACTCCATTTATGGTGGGCAACCTGCCGGGCATTTATGATTTGAAATAGCAGACGCTTTATGTAATGGAAATATGTGCAATTGTATATATACAATTGTTGGCATCAATTTGAAAAACTAATGGCGATACCAGAAGCACAATTACAAGCTTGGTCAAATCAAGGAGCGACAACGTCATCGGCTAATACATACAACTCAATTAAGACTTGTATTGAAGGAAATAATTGGAAGGACGATATAAGCTTCAATATATACTTGCAAGGTTCTTATCGAAACTCCACTAATATTCGAGGAGATAGTGATGTGGATGTAGTTGTTGAGTTTAGTTCTGTGTTTTATTCAAACAAGAATGAATTGCCACCTCAACAATTGAATGAATTCAATGAGTACTATTCAGATGGAAAATATACTCTTGACTCTTTTAAGGAGGCCGTCATAAAGAGATTGCAGGATTATTATGGAGAAAATTATGTTGAGGTAGGCAACAAATCCATTAAAGTTCTTGCTAATTCAGGAAGATTAGATTGTGATGTTGTCTGTTGTGCAGAATATAGAGAATACAAAAGTTTTAACAAGACGAATACTTCTAATTACGCACCAGGTGTAATTTTTTGGACAAATAATACAAATGAGAAAGTTGTGAACTTTCCTAAGCTACATTTTGATAATGGAGCCTCAAAAAATCAAAGTTGTAATTCACACTACAAACCATCTATCAGAATAATTAAGAATATAAAGACAAGACTTGTTAGTAGCGGAATAATTCCGAGTTCTCTTGCGCCTTCCTATTTTATAGAGGGCCTATTTTATAATATGCCAAATAGTAATTTTCTGCACAGCACACATCAATCTAGAATACTAGCCTGTTTAAATACATTTCATAGTTATACTGACTTAGAATTAGAAAATTTAGTTTGTCAAAATAGACAAAGATATTTATTTGGTCAATCTGACCAACAATGGAATACTAGTGAGTGTAAAACATTTAGAAATCATTTAATCAAATTTTGGAATGAATACTAATGAGTGAAAAGAAATTAAATATTCTAGTTTTAGATGGAGGTGGCTCTAAGGGAGTCTACACGATTGGTGTTTTAAAAGAACTCGAACTTAAGCTAGGAAAACCCTTGCATGAACATTTTGGCTTAATATTCGGCACTAGTACAGGTTCAATTATTGCAGCTCTTATTGGCCTCGGCTATAAAGTTCCAGAGATCGAGAAACTTTACATAGATCTCATTCCTAAAATAATGTCCAAGACATCAAAAAAAGGAAGAAGTAAAGCACTCAAAGAAGAAGCTCAAAAATTACTCGGTACTCAGAAATTTGATGCATTTAAGACAAACATTGGAATTGTCGCTTTAAATTTTGAAACACAGATGCCCTTAATCTTTAAGACTGATATTCAGCAAGCCCATGGAATGAAACAATCATTTAAGGCAGGATTTGACTGTACCATTGAAACGGCAGTGAGGTGCTCAAGCGCTGCATATCCATTCTTTGAAAAAATGAAAATAGTTACCGAGAATCATGGCGTAATAGAGGTTGTTGATGGTGGCTTTATAGCAAACAACTCAACCTTGTATTCGATGATAGATGCCTATAAAGCTTTAAATTATAATGAATCAGATATACGACTACTTAATGTTGGGGTTGGGCAATATGTTGAAAATAAATCGGGACTGAAACATCAGTTTTTAAAGCTATTTGGAATATTTAACTTTATCGAAAGAGTTCTCACAGCCAGCACAAACAGTAATACCATTATTACTAAACTTTTATTTCCAGATTTAAATATTTTAAGAATAAGTGAAGCTTTTCCCGAACCAAAACATGGCACTAACATGCTTGAATCAGATATTGGTAAGCTAAATAAAATGATTCAACTAGGAAGATCCTCATATGCTAAATATGAAAAGGATATCATTAAGTTATTCGACTTAAAATGAAAAGAAATGTAATAAATCTTTTTATGTGGGGTTACCAACAACACGTTCAAATATCTATTCAAGTCACAGCTGAAAGTCTTTTTAACGAAATTGATAAACGATTAAAACCAAAGACTTTTTTGTTGGGAGTCCTTGTTGATCACCGTGACGATCGTCATCCGATTTGTTTAGAACCAGAGGACTGTGGATATAATGTAAAACCATTTCAAGAAATTACTTCACTCGCCAGTGAGCTTGAGAAAGTAGATGAAGAAAAAAAGATCTTTCATAGTCACCCTATTGCTCAAGAAAATCACAATAACAGAATTAGCAATAAAGCATATGTTGAGGCAATAGCGAAAATTCTTAGGAAAGAAGATTTATATGGAGACACAGAGAAGTTTATTTCATACCCGTGCTATGTTGAAGGGTATTTGGTATTTGTAGTACTTGAAATTAATAAAGAAGGTTTAAGCCATCATTACTCTTTGACAAAGGACAGATTTCAAGATAGATATAAAATTAGCCGGTCTTTCATTGAAAGTAATATTGACACTTTTTTAAAGGAATGCTCGAATGCCCTTAAAGATCCAAATAGAGGAATAGGAGCAATAGAAAGACAAACATCAGAATTACTAACTGAGTCAGCCAAGCAGTTTATGTATACTGTATCAAATGTTGGGAATAATTTTGATGGACTGCATGGTTTGTATGATGCTTGTAACATCATTTCATCCTTAAAATACGAAGGAGCTGAAGGACTTGGTACATTGGTAGTTGCTAAAAAAGGACATCCAAGTATCAAGATTACTCTGGAGTTGGAGAATCCTATCCCAATAAGAGACTATAGAAAAGTACGCAAATTCTTAGAGCTCTCCGACAACGATTCGATTATTGTATCTGATTCAGCTCTGATTTATGGCCTTGGAGAAATTCGAGGGCGATACAATCCAAAATCCGAGTCATTATTCACGATAAATTTCACAAAACACTACCAATGGACACTTTACCATGATAACAACCCATTGATGTCGGTTTCATATAGAGAACCAAGATTACCAAGTGAAAAAATTGATATGGATAAATTCTTTAGTGATTTCAGAAGAATATTTGCAGGTATAAGTAATGAGCAAATAGATCAATTATGGGATATTACATTGGAAGCAACCCTTCAAAAGCATGGTACTATGCTGATTATTACAGATTCTGCTAAGCAAGAGTCTGAGAGGCTTGGTAATCAATGCTTTAAAATTAAGCCGCTAAAGACTGAAAAGAATTTTGTACAACAAATAACATCTATTGACGGTGGTATTTTGGTTGACCGAGATTCAACCTGTCATGCTATTGGGGTTATTCTAGATGGAATTGCCACCGACAAAGGAGATTCTTCAAGAGGTTCGAGGTACAATTCAGCAATTCGCTACTATGAATATATGGGAATTCAAAGCCCAACAGCAATAGTTGTTATTTCAGAAGATGGTATGATTAATATAGTACCAAATCTTCGGCCTCAAATAAAGCATTCGGTAATCATTGACTCCATTAAAAATTTAAGCGATTTAAGCTTGGAGAGCGAACCTAACAGAAAAGATTTTAATCAATTAATGAGCTTTTTTAAGAGTGTTGAATTTTATTTAAGTCAAGAAGAATGCCTTAAAATAAATGAACTAAGAAAAAAAATCGAACACAATGAATCGGATGTTGAAAGTGTTCGAATTGTTTACAACGATTTAAAACCAAATGAGGAAATGAATGAATCTTACTATGTAAAAGAATAAAAAACTGATGCCAACAACACCTATACGCAATGCCCTACGGGACACTGCGCATAGCCAAACCGTTATATGATTTTTAACCAAATATGAAATTACTTTTAACGCTTATTCTTTGGACAGTTTTATTGCCTATTGATAGTGATAGCGAAATTGACTGCAAAACATTTAGAACAGGGAAATTTAGATTGGTGGATAAAGACCAGGAATACATAATTGAACGAAATGACTCCATTCAAATCGAAAATGACCTGAAGAAAAATACAATGTCAAGATTTAAGGTGACGTGGGTGACAGACTGTGAATACGAACTCGATATCCTGGAAGCAAATGAAGAGGCGATGAATTTCTTTAAGGGCAAAACGCTATCAATTCAAATTTTAGAGACCTCAGACAACGGATATAAATATGAGGCCAAATTAAAGGGGACGGACCTGAAATTGATTCACCGCGTTGAGCGGGTGAATTAAATATTATCAATTCGCAAACCGCATCACCGTAACCACATGGGAAGCCGTACCGCCCAGCACAAACAGGTGCCAGATAAAATGGGCATAGGGTAATCGCTTCATCAGGTAGAAGATTACACCTACGGTATAGGAAACTCCACCAGCCAAAAGCCAGTACAGTCCTTCGCGCTCCATGTTTGCCATCAGGGGTTTTATCATCAGTATGCCCATCCAACCCATGGCCACATATAAAATAGTGGAGAGTACATTCTTGCGCGCACCGGCAATGGATTTGAATACAATACCGGCAATGGCTAACGTCCACATAACGGTTAGCATCACCCAGCCCCAAAAGCCTTGTAAAATACCAAGCGCAAAGGGCGTATACGTTCCGGCAATGAGTATGTAAATGGCGCTGTGATCAAAAATCTGAAATAGCTTTTTGGTTCGGCTAATGGGAAACGCGTGGTACAGGGTTGAGCTCAGGTACATGATAATGATGGCTGCACCAAATATAGCCGCGCCCACTATGGCAGCTGTGCCATGTGGTATAGCATTGATGATCAGAAACGGGATGATGACAATACCACCAACAGCGCCCAGTCCGTGGCTGATGCTGTTGGCAATTTCTTCACCCAGTGATTGATCTGTTTTGTAAGCCTCCTTCATTCTTTGCCAATGGGAGGCGGGCCATCCGGAATTAACCCTGAGTAAACATGGTCGCCCTTGCGTTGCTTGAACTCTGCTTTTACGGCTTCAACTTTCTTCGGGTCTTCGTATAAGTCAACCATGGTTAACGCCAACGCCTTGGAAGCATGAAGCATGCCCTTATGCCCGATAGACATGCCCCCACAGGCAACAACCGCCCATGAGTGCCACGGTGTGCCAATAGGTGCTGTTGCTGCGCTCAAGCGGATAGTGGGAACCACCCAGCTCACATCGCCCACATCGGTGGAACCGCCCCCGGCATTTTC contains these protein-coding regions:
- the trpA gene encoding tryptophan synthase subunit alpha; amino-acid sequence: MEHIETMNRIEELFSKKKQNILSVFFTAGFPSLNDTGTIALSLQQAGVNLIEIGIPFSDPIADGPVIQQSSKQAIDNGMTLKLLLEQVRELRKQVHIPIILMGYLNPVMQYGMEKFFTDAAHAGVDGLILPDMPFDEYESVYKQSMEQAGLRNIFLISPTTSEARIRKIDEATNAFIYAVSSSSTTGAREGFQTEQIQYFERLKKLNLKNSFLIGFGVSNANTFSTACAYGAGAIVGSAFINMLKQSNDIPADIQNFVSLLKGKAS
- a CDS encoding DUF885 domain-containing protein; translated protein: MKNMFLAVLVLLVSCSPKQDKTDSSTPHDRLISLFDSIEKFDESSEDSVSRGQHPKGAWSSIAESAQQQRADSLEKFIEQVKAINDASLDEQDRISKQLMIMDLQDQVDRIRYRMYLIPFNAEGGFYNSMGYSFSRWPFKTVDDYNGYLGWLPNYEKRLRENLDLLKQGVKDGIVAPKVIVNNTLALMKPYVVSDYKQLMFYTPLATLPENMDETDRQSVLQKADAVVSSLQRTYQELYAYMGSDYLQAAREQPGVSFIPGGKEYYENRVHHFSTLPLTPDSVHNLGLAEVARIRSAMEAVIKEVNFKGSFVDFLHFLRTDPQFYAKTPQELLNYASWLSKKAEAGLPKLFDKLYSLPFTVEPVPDAIAPTYTGGRYVPGSWDGKRAGIYWVNTYNLKSRTLYTLPALTLHEAVPGHHLQIMLAAELKDLPRFRTRYYISAFGEGWGLYSEYLGEEMGMYATPYDMFGRYTYEMWRACRLVVDTGIHYKGWTREQALNYLAENTALSIHEVTTEIDRYIGWPGQALSYKIGEIKIKALRKKAEEALGDQFKIGAFHQAILQNGSVPLTVLEAQIDAYIEQKLNPKSEI
- a CDS encoding ArsC family reductase — protein: MTVYGIKNCNTVKSALDWLKKKKIEFDFHDYKSKGITEAKLKAWCKQVGWESLVNKRGTTWRQLDEATQKKITSEKAAIALMLEKTSVIKRPLIEEDGKVLALGFDEGVYNNTF
- a CDS encoding nucleotidyltransferase → MAIPEAQLQAWSNQGATTSSANTYNSIKTCIEGNNWKDDISFNIYLQGSYRNSTNIRGDSDVDVVVEFSSVFYSNKNELPPQQLNEFNEYYSDGKYTLDSFKEAVIKRLQDYYGENYVEVGNKSIKVLANSGRLDCDVVCCAEYREYKSFNKTNTSNYAPGVIFWTNNTNEKVVNFPKLHFDNGASKNQSCNSHYKPSIRIIKNIKTRLVSSGIIPSSLAPSYFIEGLFYNMPNSNFLHSTHQSRILACLNTFHSYTDLELENLVCQNRQRYLFGQSDQQWNTSECKTFRNHLIKFWNEY
- a CDS encoding patatin-like phospholipase family protein encodes the protein MSEKKLNILVLDGGGSKGVYTIGVLKELELKLGKPLHEHFGLIFGTSTGSIIAALIGLGYKVPEIEKLYIDLIPKIMSKTSKKGRSKALKEEAQKLLGTQKFDAFKTNIGIVALNFETQMPLIFKTDIQQAHGMKQSFKAGFDCTIETAVRCSSAAYPFFEKMKIVTENHGVIEVVDGGFIANNSTLYSMIDAYKALNYNESDIRLLNVGVGQYVENKSGLKHQFLKLFGIFNFIERVLTASTNSNTIITKLLFPDLNILRISEAFPEPKHGTNMLESDIGKLNKMIQLGRSSYAKYEKDIIKLFDLK
- a CDS encoding hemolysin III family protein; this encodes MKEAYKTDQSLGEEIANSISHGLGAVGGIVIIPFLIINAIPHGTAAIVGAAIFGAAIIIMYLSSTLYHAFPISRTKKLFQIFDHSAIYILIAGTYTPFALGILQGFWGWVMLTVMWTLAIAGIVFKSIAGARKNVLSTILYVAMGWMGILMIKPLMANMEREGLYWLLAGGVSYTVGVIFYLMKRLPYAHFIWHLFVLGGTASHVVTVMRFAN